A single window of Thalassomonas viridans DNA harbors:
- the prpF gene encoding 2-methylaconitate cis-trans isomerase PrpF — MPHVPQIKIPATYMRGGTSKGVFFNLTDLPEAAQVPGAVRDAILLRVIGSPDPYGKQTDGMGGATSSTSKTVILSKSSQADHDVDYLFGQVAIDKPFVDWSGNCGNLTAAVGSFAISSGLVAADRIPENGIATVRIWQANIKKTIIAHVPITNGEVQETGDFELDGVTFPAAEVEVEFLSPADGEGAMFPTGNLVDDLEVPDLGTFRATMINAGIPTIFLNADEIGYTGSELQDDINNDEQALARFETIRAYGAVKMGLITHIDEAAKRQHTPKVAFVAPPSDYVSSSDKQITKADIDLQVRALSMGKLHHAMMGTAAVAIGTAAAIPGTLVNLAAGGGERQAVRFGHPSGTLKVGAQASEQDGEWAVDKAIMSRSARVLMEGWVRIPGDAF, encoded by the coding sequence ATGCCCCATGTCCCGCAAATTAAAATCCCCGCCACCTATATGCGCGGCGGTACCAGTAAAGGCGTATTCTTTAACCTCACAGATCTGCCAGAAGCAGCACAAGTGCCGGGCGCAGTACGCGATGCCATTTTGCTGCGGGTGATCGGCAGCCCGGATCCCTACGGCAAGCAAACCGACGGTATGGGCGGCGCCACTTCAAGCACCAGCAAAACCGTAATTTTATCGAAAAGCAGCCAGGCAGATCACGATGTCGATTACCTGTTCGGCCAGGTGGCGATAGACAAACCTTTTGTCGACTGGAGCGGCAACTGCGGCAACCTGACCGCGGCGGTTGGTTCGTTTGCCATCAGCAGCGGCCTGGTGGCTGCCGATCGCATACCTGAAAACGGCATAGCCACGGTGCGTATCTGGCAGGCCAATATCAAGAAAACCATTATCGCCCATGTACCGATAACGAACGGTGAAGTACAGGAAACCGGTGATTTCGAACTGGACGGCGTCACTTTCCCGGCGGCAGAAGTCGAAGTAGAGTTTCTCAGTCCTGCCGACGGCGAAGGCGCCATGTTCCCCACCGGCAACCTGGTGGATGATCTGGAAGTCCCGGACCTAGGCACATTCAGGGCAACCATGATCAATGCCGGCATCCCCACCATATTCTTAAATGCCGATGAAATCGGCTATACCGGCAGCGAACTGCAGGACGACATTAATAACGACGAACAGGCGCTGGCCAGGTTTGAAACTATTCGTGCATACGGCGCGGTAAAGATGGGCCTGATCACGCATATCGATGAAGCAGCCAAACGCCAGCATACCCCTAAAGTCGCCTTTGTAGCCCCGCCGAGTGATTATGTCTCTTCCAGCGATAAACAAATTACCAAAGCCGATATAGACCTTCAGGTACGCGCTCTGTCTATGGGAAAATTACACCACGCTATGATGGGTACGGCCGCCGTTGCCATAGGTACAGCCGCAGCGATTCCCGGCACCCTGGTCAACCTGGCTGCGGGTGGCGGTGAACGCCAGGCAGTGCGCTTTGGTCATCCATCGGGTACCTTGAAAGTCGGTGCTCAGGCCAGCGAGCAAGACGGCGAATGGGCCGTTGACAAGGCCATCATGAGCCGCAGTGCCCGGGTATTGATGGAAGGCTGG
- the acnD gene encoding Fe/S-dependent 2-methylisocitrate dehydratase AcnD, which yields MNTNNRKPLAGTNLDYFDTRAAVEAIQAGAYDKLPYTSKVLAENLVRRCEPSALTDSLKQIIERKRDLDFPWFPARVVCHDILGQTALVDLAGLRDAIAEKGGDPSKVNPVVPTQLIVDHSLAVEHPGFEKDAFEKNRAIEDRRNEDRFDFINWTKTAFKNVDVIPPGNGILHQINLEKMSPVVQARDGVAFPDTLVGTDSHTPHVDALGVIAVGVGGLEAESVMLGRASYMRLPDIIGVEITGQRQSGITATDIVLAITEFLRNEKVVSSYLEFYGEGVKDLSLGDRATISNMTPEYGATAAMFYIDEQTIDYLKITGREDEQVKLVETYAKEAGLWADSLKNAEYERVLKFDLSTVCRNIAGPSNPHRRVPTSELAAKGIAGTVENEEGLMPDGAVIIAAITSCTNTSNPRNVVAAGLLARNANAKGLLRKPWVKTSFAPGSKAAQLYLEEANLLPELEQLGFGIVGFACTTCNGMSGALDPVIQKEVLDRDLYATAVLSGNRNFDGRIHPHAKQAFLASPPLVVAYAIAGTIRFDIEKDVLGKDADGNDITLKDIWPSDEEIDAVIAQNVKPEQFRKVYEPMFDLTVDYGEDNNPLYNWRPQSTYIRRPPYWEGALAGERTMKGMRPLAVLGDNITTDHLSPSNAIQLNSAAGAYLDKMGLPEEDFNSYATHRGDHLTAQRATFANPKLLNEMVRKNGEIKQGSLARIEPEGTVSRMWEAIETYMERKQPLIIVAGADYGQGSSRDWAAKGVRLAGVEVIVAEGFERIHRTNLIGMGVLPVEFKAGDTRKTYGIDGTETFDIVGERTPGADLSLVINRKNGESVEVPVKCRLDTAEEVSIYEAGGVLQRFAQDFLESEKT from the coding sequence ATGAACACAAACAACCGCAAACCCCTGGCCGGTACGAATCTCGATTATTTCGACACCCGCGCCGCCGTCGAAGCTATCCAGGCCGGGGCTTATGACAAACTACCTTATACCTCCAAGGTACTGGCAGAAAACCTGGTGCGCCGCTGCGAGCCGTCGGCCTTAACCGACTCGTTAAAACAAATCATCGAACGCAAACGGGATCTCGATTTTCCCTGGTTCCCGGCCCGCGTCGTCTGCCATGACATTCTTGGCCAAACCGCATTAGTGGATCTGGCCGGCTTGCGTGACGCTATCGCCGAAAAAGGCGGTGATCCGTCAAAAGTAAACCCGGTCGTACCGACCCAGCTGATCGTCGACCACTCGCTGGCGGTAGAGCATCCGGGTTTTGAAAAAGATGCTTTTGAGAAAAACCGCGCCATCGAAGACCGCCGTAACGAAGACAGATTCGATTTTATCAACTGGACCAAAACCGCCTTTAAAAACGTCGATGTCATCCCGCCGGGCAACGGCATTCTGCACCAGATCAACCTGGAGAAAATGTCGCCTGTAGTACAGGCCCGTGACGGCGTGGCTTTCCCGGATACCCTGGTGGGTACCGACAGCCATACCCCGCATGTTGACGCCTTAGGCGTTATCGCCGTTGGTGTCGGCGGCCTGGAAGCGGAAAGCGTAATGTTGGGCCGCGCCTCTTATATGCGCCTGCCGGACATTATCGGTGTAGAAATTACCGGCCAGCGACAGTCGGGCATTACCGCCACCGATATCGTGCTGGCGATCACCGAATTTTTACGTAACGAAAAAGTGGTTTCCAGCTACCTGGAATTCTACGGCGAAGGGGTGAAAGACTTATCCCTGGGCGACCGTGCCACTATCTCCAATATGACCCCAGAATACGGCGCCACCGCCGCCATGTTCTATATCGACGAACAAACCATAGACTACCTGAAAATCACCGGCCGTGAAGACGAGCAGGTGAAACTGGTGGAAACCTATGCCAAAGAAGCCGGCCTTTGGGCTGACAGCCTGAAGAATGCCGAATACGAACGGGTGCTGAAGTTTGACCTCTCTACCGTTTGCCGCAATATCGCTGGCCCTTCCAACCCGCATCGCCGGGTACCGACCTCCGAGCTGGCAGCCAAAGGCATTGCTGGTACGGTTGAAAATGAAGAAGGTTTAATGCCGGACGGTGCGGTGATCATTGCCGCCATCACCAGCTGTACCAACACCAGTAACCCGAGAAACGTGGTTGCCGCAGGTCTCTTGGCCCGCAATGCCAATGCCAAAGGCTTATTGCGCAAGCCGTGGGTGAAAACCTCTTTTGCCCCCGGCTCAAAAGCGGCCCAGCTGTATCTGGAAGAAGCCAACTTATTACCTGAACTGGAGCAGCTCGGCTTTGGTATTGTCGGCTTCGCCTGTACCACCTGTAACGGCATGAGCGGCGCCTTAGACCCGGTGATCCAAAAAGAAGTCTTAGACAGGGATCTTTACGCCACCGCAGTCTTATCCGGTAACCGTAATTTCGACGGCCGTATTCATCCTCACGCCAAACAGGCGTTCCTGGCGTCACCGCCGTTAGTAGTGGCTTATGCCATCGCAGGTACCATCCGCTTTGATATCGAAAAAGATGTTTTAGGCAAAGATGCTGACGGTAATGACATCACCTTAAAAGATATCTGGCCAAGCGATGAAGAGATAGATGCGGTTATCGCGCAAAATGTCAAACCCGAGCAGTTCCGCAAGGTTTACGAGCCTATGTTTGATCTTACCGTCGATTACGGTGAAGACAACAACCCACTATATAACTGGCGTCCGCAAAGCACCTACATCCGCCGTCCGCCATACTGGGAAGGCGCACTGGCAGGCGAGCGCACCATGAAAGGCATGCGCCCGCTGGCGGTATTGGGGGATAATATCACCACAGATCACTTATCGCCTTCCAATGCCATCCAGCTCAACAGCGCCGCCGGTGCTTACCTGGATAAGATGGGCTTGCCGGAAGAAGACTTTAACTCTTATGCCACCCACCGCGGCGATCACCTGACCGCCCAGCGGGCAACTTTCGCCAACCCGAAACTGCTCAACGAAATGGTACGGAAAAACGGCGAGATCAAACAGGGATCGCTGGCCCGAATAGAGCCGGAAGGCACGGTTAGCCGTATGTGGGAAGCCATTGAGACTTACATGGAGCGTAAACAGCCGCTGATCATAGTTGCCGGCGCCGATTACGGCCAAGGCTCTTCTCGCGACTGGGCCGCTAAAGGCGTGCGCCTGGCAGGTGTGGAAGTGATCGTAGCCGAAGGCTTCGAACGTATTCACCGCACCAACCTGATAGGTATGGGTGTGCTGCCGGTAGAATTCAAAGCCGGAGATACCCGTAAGACCTACGGCATTGACGGTACCGAAACCTTCGATATTGTTGGTGAGCGTACCCCGGGTGCGGATCTGAGCCTGGTCATTAACCGTAAAAACGGCGAGTCCGTTGAAGTACCGGTAAAATGTCGCCTGGATACCGCAGAAGAAGTCTCTATCTATGAGGCCGGCGGGGTATTACAGCGCTTTGCCCAGGACTTCCTGGAGTCTGAAAAGACTTAA
- the prpC gene encoding bifunctional 2-methylcitrate synthase/citrate synthase: MVDKKLGGAGLRGQSAGETKLCTVGKSGSGLTYCGYDVSDLAENATFEEVAYLLFNGELPNQAQLDSYKSELATMRDLPQALKEVLQRIPADAHPMDVMRTGASFLGNLEPEVDFSEQNKAANRLLAAFPAIMTYWYHFSHNNKEIDCVTDEDTIGGHFLKLLTGKTPSELHRRVIDVSLILYAEHEFNASTFTARVCASTLSDMYSCITGAIGSLRGPLHGGANEAAMDMIQKFKSPEDAKEQMAGMLERKEKIMGFGHAVYRTSDPRNVIIKAWSEKLAHEFGDTSLYDISVACEEYMWDTKKLFCNADFFHASAYHFMGIPTKLFTPIFVCSRLTGWAAHVMEQRDNNRIIRPSADYIGVEPRTVTPIAQR; this comes from the coding sequence ATGGTAGATAAAAAATTAGGAGGCGCTGGCCTTCGCGGTCAAAGTGCCGGTGAAACTAAACTATGTACAGTTGGCAAATCAGGCAGCGGCTTAACCTACTGCGGTTACGATGTTTCGGACCTGGCGGAAAACGCCACTTTTGAAGAAGTGGCCTACCTGCTGTTTAACGGCGAATTGCCAAACCAGGCACAACTGGATAGCTATAAAAGCGAACTGGCGACAATGCGCGACCTGCCTCAGGCATTAAAAGAAGTATTGCAGCGCATCCCGGCCGACGCTCACCCTATGGACGTGATGCGCACCGGTGCATCATTTTTGGGCAACCTGGAGCCTGAAGTAGACTTCAGCGAGCAGAACAAAGCGGCCAACCGTTTACTGGCGGCCTTCCCGGCCATCATGACTTACTGGTACCATTTCTCCCACAACAACAAAGAAATCGACTGCGTTACCGATGAAGATACCATCGGCGGTCATTTCCTGAAGCTGTTAACCGGTAAGACCCCGTCTGAATTGCACCGCCGCGTGATCGACGTCTCTTTGATCTTATATGCCGAGCACGAATTCAACGCCTCAACCTTCACCGCCCGTGTCTGTGCCTCTACCCTGTCAGACATGTACTCCTGTATTACCGGTGCTATCGGCTCCTTACGCGGCCCGCTGCACGGCGGCGCCAACGAAGCGGCCATGGACATGATACAAAAATTCAAGTCGCCAGAAGACGCCAAAGAGCAAATGGCCGGCATGCTGGAACGCAAAGAAAAAATCATGGGCTTCGGCCATGCGGTTTACCGCACTTCAGATCCGCGCAACGTTATCATCAAGGCCTGGTCGGAAAAACTGGCTCATGAGTTTGGCGATACTTCCCTGTACGACATTTCCGTGGCCTGTGAAGAATACATGTGGGACACCAAGAAGCTATTCTGTAATGCCGACTTCTTCCATGCCTCCGCCTATCACTTTATGGGTATTCCGACCAAGCTGTTTACGCCTATCTTTGTCTGCTCTCGCCTGACCGGCTGGGCGGCACATGTGATGGAGCAAAGGGACAATAACCGTATTATCCGCCCGAGCGCCGACTATATCGGCGTAGAGCCGAGAACCGTTACGCCAATCGCACAAAGATAA
- the prpB gene encoding methylisocitrate lyase, translated as MSAGKKFRQALADNKPLQIVGTINAYTAIMAKKIGHQAIYLSGGGVANASYGLPDLGMTSLNDVIADVQRITAACDLPLMVDIDTGWGGAFNIAKTIRDMEKAGAAAVHMEDQVAQKRCGHRPNKEIVTTEEMVDRIKAAVDARTDPDFFIMARTDAFAQEGLEAAIERAKAYVAAGADGIFAEAVQTEEHYRAFAEALDVPILANITEFGKTELWNKEELGEWGADMVLYPLSAFRAMNKAAELVYTSILENGDQKAVVDTMQTRMDLYDYLGYHEYEQKLDSLFAEGKNK; from the coding sequence ATGAGTGCAGGTAAGAAATTTCGTCAGGCGTTAGCCGACAATAAACCGCTGCAAATCGTTGGCACCATCAACGCCTACACAGCAATAATGGCCAAAAAAATCGGCCACCAGGCCATCTACTTATCCGGCGGCGGGGTAGCCAATGCCTCCTACGGTTTACCAGACCTGGGCATGACCTCACTCAATGACGTGATTGCCGACGTCCAGCGCATTACCGCCGCCTGCGACCTGCCGTTAATGGTAGATATCGACACCGGCTGGGGCGGCGCCTTTAATATCGCCAAAACCATCCGCGACATGGAAAAAGCCGGCGCCGCTGCCGTACACATGGAAGACCAGGTAGCACAAAAACGTTGCGGCCACCGCCCCAACAAAGAAATCGTCACCACAGAAGAAATGGTTGACCGTATCAAGGCGGCAGTAGATGCCCGCACCGACCCTGACTTTTTCATTATGGCCCGTACCGATGCCTTCGCCCAGGAAGGCCTGGAAGCCGCCATTGAGCGCGCCAAAGCCTATGTTGCCGCCGGTGCCGACGGTATCTTTGCCGAAGCAGTACAAACCGAAGAGCACTACCGCGCCTTCGCCGAAGCCCTGGATGTGCCTATCCTGGCCAATATTACCGAATTCGGCAAAACCGAACTGTGGAACAAAGAAGAGCTGGGCGAATGGGGCGCCGACATGGTGCTTTACCCGCTAAGCGCCTTCCGCGCCATGAACAAGGCCGCCGAGCTTGTATATACCTCTATCCTGGAAAACGGCGATCAAAAAGCCGTGGTCGACACCATGCAAACCCGCATGGACCTATACGACTACCTTGGCTACCACGAGTACGAGCAAAAGCTGGATTCGCTGTTTGCCGAAGGTAAAAACAAGTAA
- a CDS encoding GntR family transcriptional regulator, giving the protein MEFFSEKAVTAADKTFFQLRKEIVEGEIPSGSKLSETELSTKYSVSRAVIREAINRLESCHLVERKANVGARVVALTPEGLVELYQIREALEGMAARQAAKNMTDQEIADLTGLLNAHFQEVKSGDSYYQEAGDVDFHYRIILGSKNKHLIGMLTDGIYHLVRMYRVQLGMAGPRVTTAFDEHQHIVKAIANRDEELAELLMRRHIMYSKNNIEQKLVKQL; this is encoded by the coding sequence ATGGAGTTTTTCAGCGAAAAAGCCGTGACCGCTGCGGATAAAACGTTTTTCCAGTTAAGAAAAGAAATTGTTGAAGGCGAGATCCCTTCCGGCTCCAAACTCAGCGAAACAGAATTGTCGACAAAATATTCTGTCAGCCGGGCGGTGATCCGCGAAGCGATTAACCGCTTGGAATCCTGCCACCTGGTGGAGCGCAAAGCCAATGTCGGCGCCCGCGTGGTGGCATTAACCCCGGAAGGTCTAGTGGAGCTGTACCAGATACGCGAAGCCCTCGAAGGCATGGCAGCCAGGCAGGCGGCAAAAAACATGACCGACCAGGAAATCGCCGATTTAACCGGCCTGCTCAACGCCCATTTCCAAGAAGTTAAATCCGGGGATTCCTATTACCAGGAAGCCGGCGATGTTGATTTTCACTACCGCATTATCCTCGGCAGTAAAAATAAACACCTGATCGGCATGCTCACCGACGGCATCTATCACCTGGTGCGCATGTACCGGGTTCAGTTAGGTATGGCAGGTCCCAGGGTCACCACGGCTTTTGATGAACATCAACATATAGTCAAGGCCATTGCCAACCGGGATGAAGAGCTGGCGGAGCTGTTGATGCGCCGCCATATCATGTATTCGAAAAACAACATTGAACAGAAATTAGTAAAGCAGTTATAA
- a CDS encoding PEP-CTERM sorting domain-containing protein: MIKKITLSALLALSTLFSVSVSATPIYGTFVEADGSFSGNINSVLGAPDDQFIQIDNNTSVTVSFGENQAALADGTDAADLIIHTYDLPYPADARVEYSADNLNFFLLGIFSDANLNNVINIDFDLLGIDQVTTLRITDISGEAAGFDLDAIEGVNAGDVLSVPEPSSLILLALALLAICFLQKPRSQQV, translated from the coding sequence ATGATTAAAAAAATAACCTTATCCGCCTTGCTGGCACTATCAACACTGTTTTCAGTCTCTGTATCTGCCACCCCTATTTACGGAACTTTTGTTGAAGCCGACGGCAGCTTTTCGGGCAATATCAATAGTGTATTAGGCGCACCGGACGATCAGTTTATCCAGATAGATAACAACACTTCCGTGACTGTATCCTTTGGCGAGAATCAGGCGGCATTGGCTGACGGCACCGATGCAGCAGATCTTATCATTCATACCTATGATCTGCCTTACCCGGCAGATGCCCGGGTGGAATATAGTGCAGATAACCTGAATTTTTTCCTCCTGGGTATCTTTAGCGACGCGAATCTCAACAATGTCATTAATATTGATTTTGACCTGTTGGGCATTGACCAGGTAACAACACTGCGTATCACCGACATTTCCGGCGAGGCCGCAGGTTTTGATCTTGATGCTATCGAAGGCGTAAACGCAGGAGACGTGTTGAGTGTGCCTGAACCCTCAAGTTTGATCTTACTGGCATTAGCTTTATTGGCAATTTGCTTTTTACAAAAACCAAGATCCCAACAGGTTTAA
- a CDS encoding methyl-accepting chemotaxis protein, translating into MTIKKKLIAILIAIVLLVTGSIVAQNIANIKNSQQAQASKTRYLSYLLADEFRQTSLDLTRLCRSFVTTGEQKYWDAYWQIIKWRNGEAPRPASADPALYPGVKKNQSDIMRELNFSNQEFDLLALANKNSNALVATESQAMQSIKSGYVVDGPFQALPGEDVQDFALRIVFDNTYHSEAAKILAPVTQFFKALDQRTAQNLQEIEDSAATWLLLSLCSQIVAALLIALLIVILIYSLFKPLQEATGAMLNIAEGDGDLKKRLRDAGSDELSTLGKGFNSFAANIQTVVIKLRQMIEEISASSNQLTTTAQQTDNAISEQKEEIQKLFVAIEQLVPAIRDVAVLASDGADKAGIANQHATSGIRVVEKAVQNINSLEADIDNSSAVINKLAKDTNNISTVLDVIGGIAEQTNLLALNAAIEAARAGEQGRGFAVVADEVRTLAQRTQNSTTEIREMIEGLQTEANNAVAVMEQSHNKTETCVKDTTDLGVALENISGSVMAITDINHQIASATEEQSATIEEIRRNIDNINQNVETTSAGSQETAHNSHYTTELTIKIQALVNQFKTD; encoded by the coding sequence ATGACAATTAAGAAAAAATTAATTGCGATATTAATCGCGATTGTACTGCTGGTTACAGGCTCAATAGTGGCTCAAAACATCGCAAACATAAAAAACAGCCAGCAGGCACAGGCAAGTAAAACCCGGTATCTTTCCTATTTGCTGGCAGATGAATTCCGTCAGACATCACTGGATTTGACCCGTTTATGCCGTAGCTTTGTCACCACGGGGGAACAAAAATATTGGGACGCTTATTGGCAGATAATCAAGTGGCGTAACGGCGAAGCCCCCAGACCGGCCAGTGCCGATCCTGCACTTTATCCGGGAGTTAAAAAGAATCAAAGCGACATCATGCGCGAACTTAACTTTTCCAACCAGGAATTTGATCTGTTAGCCCTGGCGAATAAAAACTCCAATGCTTTAGTCGCCACTGAATCCCAGGCCATGCAGTCAATAAAGTCAGGCTATGTCGTTGACGGGCCTTTTCAAGCCTTGCCGGGGGAAGATGTGCAGGACTTTGCCTTACGTATCGTTTTTGACAATACCTACCACAGTGAGGCGGCAAAGATTTTAGCGCCGGTAACACAGTTTTTTAAAGCCCTGGACCAGCGTACCGCACAAAACCTGCAGGAAATAGAAGATTCTGCCGCAACCTGGTTACTGCTCAGTTTGTGCAGCCAGATAGTTGCCGCATTACTTATCGCCTTACTGATAGTGATATTGATTTATTCACTCTTTAAGCCGTTACAGGAAGCAACCGGCGCTATGCTCAATATCGCCGAAGGTGACGGAGACCTGAAAAAACGCCTGCGCGATGCGGGCAGCGATGAACTGTCGACATTAGGGAAAGGTTTTAACAGTTTTGCCGCCAACATTCAGACGGTTGTAATCAAGTTGCGGCAGATGATCGAGGAAATTTCGGCCTCTTCCAACCAGCTTACCACCACGGCACAGCAAACCGACAATGCCATCAGCGAACAAAAAGAAGAAATTCAAAAGTTATTTGTCGCCATAGAGCAACTGGTGCCGGCCATTCGGGATGTTGCCGTATTAGCCTCCGACGGCGCCGACAAAGCCGGCATCGCTAACCAGCATGCAACCTCGGGGATCCGGGTCGTAGAAAAAGCCGTGCAAAACATTAATAGCCTGGAAGCCGATATCGACAACTCTTCCGCCGTGATTAATAAACTGGCCAAAGACACCAATAATATCAGTACGGTGCTTGATGTTATCGGCGGTATCGCCGAACAGACGAATTTACTGGCATTAAATGCCGCCATAGAAGCAGCCCGCGCCGGCGAGCAAGGCAGAGGTTTTGCCGTAGTTGCCGATGAAGTCAGAACCCTTGCCCAGCGCACGCAGAACTCCACGACAGAAATTCGTGAAATGATAGAAGGCTTACAAACTGAAGCCAACAATGCCGTTGCCGTTATGGAGCAAAGCCATAACAAAACGGAAACTTGTGTTAAAGACACCACAGATTTAGGCGTCGCCCTGGAAAACATCTCGGGATCGGTTATGGCGATCACAGATATTAACCACCAGATTGCCTCGGCAACCGAGGAGCAAAGCGCCACCATAGAAGAAATCAGGCGCAACATCGACAATATCAACCAAAATGTCGAAACCACTTCTGCCGGTTCGCAGGAAACCGCCCACAACAGCCACTACACCACGGAGCTGACAATCAAGATACAAGCCCTGGTAAACCAATTTAAAACCGATTAG